TTAATCTAGAAGCAGCTCTTGCGTGTTTAAAAATGAAACAAGACAGTGATTCAGTTCGGCTTGGGTTTTGCACTCGTTCACTCTTTGCTTTCGCCTTTAGAGTAGCTATGGCCTTGGAATCAAACACAAATCTCCCTGTCTTGCACTTGCTTCCATTGAACCAAAGCCTTTCTAATAAAGGTGCAACAATATGAGGCAATATATCTTGCGGGGGAAAGTGTGATAATGATGATGCCTCTGAAAAATTAGGATGCACTAATTTGTTACTGTGCCCGCCTGCACTGGCTGCCCAATTGTTGAGGAAAGCACTCATGGCGATTCCATCTATGATCTTATGTGACATGCACAAACCGATTGCTATTCCACCACAATCAAATATATTCACTTGTACTGCTATTTGGGCAGTTTCCATTGGGTTTGGTTCTTTGCAAAGTGGGCGGAAAGGAAGAAAATGGTTTAACAACTCCGTTTTAGGATGTTCAAGAAAGTCAGAAAGACAGCAACTGACTCGGGCCTCAGTAAATGGAATGCCCTCATCATAATAATCAATGAAATGGTTGTCTTTCATCCTTCCAGAAAATGGGTAGAAGGTATTTAGGGTTTCTGAGAGTGAGTTTTTTAGGTGATTGGTTGAATGAGTATGGTTCTTAGGGTAAAAGAGGGTAAGTGGGATATAGGTTGTAGGAGTGAGCTGGTCCAACAGAGAGAGTTTGAAGGGTTTTAGATGATGAATTGCTGGTGATGATGGTCTGATGATTTCTCTTGAAATGATATCAACGtccatcatcatttttttcaaacaaaagttTATCTGGTTCTATATATGTTTGCTTTACCTTCACAAAGATAGCTAAGAAAAAGGATCCTATTCCCTTTTATAGAGACACAGAGAGTGCATAATTTTAGTTGGCAATTAATTGGCACTTAATTTAATGGTGATGTTTCATGTTTGGTTGGTTTATACATGTCGCCATCTTTCTGGTTTATGTTTGCTTCTCCTTCACAAATTGATGATATAATCAGTTTGAAAATTTGGGTGGTTCTCTTTGAATGCAAATGGAAAAAGATCGTCTTTGTTCAATTAAATTCCTTATCTTAGGCTTTTGCCTTTTGCTGATGCAATCATTGtgcaacataaaaaattttcccacGAAATAAATTAGCTTTCTTTTCGAAACAGAACCGAAATTTTGGTTGGTTTATACATGTCGCCATCTTTCTAGTTTATGTTTGCTTCTCCTTCACAAATTGATGATATAATCAGTTTAAAAATTTGGGTGGTTCTCTTTGAATGCAAATGGAAAAAGACCGTCTTTGTTCAATTAAATTCCTTATCTTAggctttttgctttttgctgATGCAATCATTGtgcaacataaaaaattttccacgAAATAAATTAGCTTTCTTTTCGAAACAGAACCGAAATTTTGGTTGGTTTATACATGTCGCCATCTTTCTAGTTTATGTTTGCTTCTCCTTCACAAATTGATGATATAATCAGTTTAAAAATTTGGGTGGTTCTCTTTGAATGCAAATGGAAAAACCGTCTTTGTTCAATTAAATTCCTTATCTTAGGCTTTTGCCACTCCTAGTTGTTATAgtagataaaaaagtaatttcagtgatatgtttaaattaaaactaataatattttaccatatatttttttttttgtgaaaatattatgaacttagtacttttctaaataaaatatattatttcaatGAAATTGGGAGGATGTAATTAGAAATTTGGTTGGTTAAAATAGGaaatatgtctttttttttcttttttcttttttttttttttttggggttaattTTTGGGTGatattaagaaaaacaaaaaaaaaaacaaaaacaacaaatttttttttt
The DNA window shown above is from Quercus lobata isolate SW786 chromosome 7, ValleyOak3.0 Primary Assembly, whole genome shotgun sequence and carries:
- the LOC115953877 gene encoding stemmadenine O-acetyltransferase-like, with protein sequence MMMDVDIISREIIRPSSPAIHHLKPFKLSLLDQLTPTTYIPLTLFYPKNHTHSTNHLKNSLSETLNTFYPFSGRMKDNHFIDYYDEGIPFTEARVSCCLSDFLEHPKTELLNHFLPFRPLCKEPNPMETAQIAVQVNIFDCGGIAIGLCMSHKIIDGIAMSAFLNNWAASAGGHSNKLVHPNFSEASSLSHFPPQDILPHIVAPLLERLWFNGSKCKTGRFVFDSKAIATLKAKAKSERVQNPSRTESLSCFIFKHARAASRLTSGSPRPSILGQAVNIRKKTNPHLSDYSIGNLIWWALAAYDYNSPESTDQIELRGLVATLRETISKINSDVSILQGHEDLKATIEYLNQKAEMLLFSRENPDFFAFSSWLTFGLYDLDFGWGKPIWTGIHGEVDSGFMNVTVLKNTISGNGIEAWVSLDEKAMAILEHNPEFLAFATLNPSVLSQ